TACCTTCCGCTTAAGTTTTGTTCATGCTATGGCACCTTTAAGTCCTGGAACTACTTATCAGGTTTCGGTGGCAGTTGAAATGAACGGAGGATTAGGCGCATTTGGCGACACCTGCCTGGTAACAACACCGGGAATTTTGAGGGAAGAGCAACTTCCGTTATCAGATCCGAATCAGGCAAATTTGATCAGTATTTATCCAAATCCATCAAAAGCCGGATTTACGATTGCCCGAAACGGAATAGAAGGACAAGTCGAATTTAGAGTGTGGGACGTTACTGGCAAGGTATATTACCAAGCCAACCTTTCCAATGAACCCATCGAGTTAGGTCAAGAATTAGTTCCAGGGTTTTATTTTGTAACCATCACCCATGAATCAGGAAATCAAGTGTTTAAATTGATCAAGGAATAAACCAACCGCCCTACCTTTTCACCTCGGCGGAATAGGACCATACAACCCTATTCCGCCTTTTTGTTTTATGTATTTATTTAGGCGGGTACCTTCGCATAAATATAGTCTTCCATCCAAACTTTTACCGGGCTCAGGTCCGGGCTATTCGTTCCAAGTCCTCGCCGCCCTTAGCTAGCGCTGCGGGCGTCTGTGGGCTTTCCACTGCTATCCCTACCCGATGGCTGAAGTGCAAAAAATTAGCATTTGCTAGCTCCCCTTTTGTTGCTTATCTATTTTGGAATCCTCCACCCCAAAATCCTTCATTAATTCTAAACCATAATTACGTATGGCTGCAATTATTACAATGGCATTTTCACCCCGTTTGGTTATAGAATACTCTACCTTGGGCGGTACCACCGGAAACACCTCTCTGCTAATAAATCCTTCGTCTTCCAACTCCCTTAATTGACTGGTTAGCATTTTATGCGTAATATGAGGGATATCCTTCTTTAACTGGCTATACCGCATCACTTTATCCTTTAAACGCCAAAGTATTGGCATTTTCCAGGTACCTCCTATCCGATCCATGGCAAATTCAACCGGATTGTAATACAATTTGTTCTTAAATAAAAACTCGGGCATTGCTATAACTATTGATTTTACTTATACTTTCCAAAAAGTGTGTATCACTAAAATGAGTAAGTATAGCTGCAAAGATAATATAAGCACCCACCTTTGCAAAGTCAAAATTTCCATTCCTAAACAATAGAATAGCTTTCCAATGTTCTGGAAAAGAGTTACACAAAGATCAAAACACGAATACAATTAATAATAACCAACATGAACCAGGTAATCGAACGCAAATCTTATGTCCACCCTCACGGCTCACCTTCTAAGGGAAAAATACTAATGGTAGCCAGTTCCCCATCCATCTCCAAACAAACCGGTTGGCCAATCGGATTCTGGGCAGCCGAATTAACGCATCCCATGCGGGTATTTCAAGAAGCCGGATATGAAATTGAGTTGGCTTCTACACAGGGCGGTAAACTGGAAATGGATACCTATTCCAACCCAACCGATGCCAGTGGCTACTCAGCAAACGATATAATTTCATTGGGTTATTTACAAAAACCTGAATTTATTCAATTGCTTGAAAACACCCGCAAAATAACCGAGGTGAAACAGGAAGAATACAAGGCAATTTTCCTGGTGGGAGGTCAAGGCCCTATGTATACTTTTAGAGGAAATACAGACTTACAAAAACTATTCGTTTCCTTTTATGAAGCAGGTAAACCTGCTTGCGCCGTTTGTCATTCCACAACCCTTTTACTGGAGGCAAAAAAATCGAATGGAGAATTATTAGTTCAAGGCAAAACCTGGACCGGATTTGCCAATGCAGAGGAAGATTATGCTGATCAGGCTGTAGGCCAAAAAATTCAGCCCTACCGCATAGAAGATGAAGCCGGGAAAATAGCAAATACCTTCTTCCGTGTTGCCCAACCCTTCAGTTCTTATGTCATTCAGGATGGAAACCTGATTACCGGCCAGCAACAAAATTCGGGTACAGCAGCAGCAGAATTAGTTATTGAATCCTTAACCTCAGCCTAACTATGAATGCGCTAAACTGGTTTGAAATTCCAGCATTGGATTTGGAAAGAGCTTTTTACTTTTATTTCGGAATCTTAAACGGAAATGTTCGAAAAGGTAGTTTTGGAAATGGTGAAATTATTTTGTTCAATGTACCTTTTCAAACCGGCGAAGCAGTTGGAGGATCCATTGTTGTTAGAACCGATTTTAAACCATCTGCTGAAGGAACCCTGGTTTACCTAAACTCCTTCGGGAAACTCTCCGAAGCCGTAGCCAAAGTTGAACTTGCAGGTGGAAAGGTGGTGACCCCCTTCATAGATCTGGGGAAATTCGGCTTTTCGGCCATTATTATCGATACAGAGGGAAATCGCATAGGTTTATTATCTCATGAAAAATAGAATTCTTGCCTGGATTACTACCCTGTTTGTTTTCCAGGGAACTGGAATTGCCCAAATACCG
This DNA window, taken from Bacteroidia bacterium, encodes the following:
- a CDS encoding VOC family protein, with amino-acid sequence MNALNWFEIPALDLERAFYFYFGILNGNVRKGSFGNGEIILFNVPFQTGEAVGGSIVVRTDFKPSAEGTLVYLNSFGKLSEAVAKVELAGGKVVTPFIDLGKFGFSAIIIDTEGNRIGLLSHEK
- a CDS encoding type 1 glutamine amidotransferase domain-containing protein, encoding MNQVIERKSYVHPHGSPSKGKILMVASSPSISKQTGWPIGFWAAELTHPMRVFQEAGYEIELASTQGGKLEMDTYSNPTDASGYSANDIISLGYLQKPEFIQLLENTRKITEVKQEEYKAIFLVGGQGPMYTFRGNTDLQKLFVSFYEAGKPACAVCHSTTLLLEAKKSNGELLVQGKTWTGFANAEEDYADQAVGQKIQPYRIEDEAGKIANTFFRVAQPFSSYVIQDGNLITGQQQNSGTAAAELVIESLTSA
- a CDS encoding helix-turn-helix transcriptional regulator — protein: MPEFLFKNKLYYNPVEFAMDRIGGTWKMPILWRLKDKVMRYSQLKKDIPHITHKMLTSQLRELEDEGFISREVFPVVPPKVEYSITKRGENAIVIIAAIRNYGLELMKDFGVEDSKIDKQQKGS